The proteins below are encoded in one region of Segatella copri:
- a CDS encoding transglutaminase-like domain-containing protein, whose translation MKKKIKLVGWSILGILLIAVATLLLARFVFNKQVEAYLCNSLKNEMVEKLKDAGKYVPDTTSYNFAYQKDSVQSQKIREYFKLDTVVSSTMPTWDKAISLARFVAENIPHANQKINPKRSNAIDLWKYTRSIEPAFNCRLHSILLHELLLSEGIVNRFVTCHPADSEDSDCHVVNLVWLPELQKWAMLDSDMNAWAEDEKGTPLSLAEMRERYIDGREIVYRPLLNSDNDFVYYRAYWAKNLYWFDTWETTGYGREDNNPAYRNKNRHIVLVPSGFKGFELPDHSVLTTDTSRFWAAPQN comes from the coding sequence ATGAAGAAAAAAATCAAGTTGGTAGGCTGGAGCATCTTGGGAATCCTGCTCATAGCTGTAGCAACATTACTGTTGGCACGCTTTGTTTTCAATAAACAAGTGGAAGCTTATCTTTGCAATTCGCTGAAGAATGAAATGGTAGAAAAATTAAAAGACGCTGGCAAATATGTACCAGATACTACGTCCTATAATTTTGCATATCAGAAAGATTCTGTCCAATCACAAAAAATCCGTGAATATTTCAAACTCGATACAGTTGTATCTTCCACAATGCCAACATGGGACAAGGCCATTTCACTGGCACGTTTTGTAGCGGAAAACATTCCTCATGCCAATCAAAAGATTAATCCAAAGAGAAGTAATGCTATAGATCTCTGGAAATACACTCGATCGATAGAGCCTGCATTCAACTGTCGATTACACTCCATCCTCTTACACGAACTATTGCTGTCTGAGGGTATTGTAAACCGCTTTGTAACTTGTCATCCCGCAGATTCCGAGGATTCCGACTGCCATGTTGTTAACCTGGTGTGGCTGCCAGAATTACAGAAATGGGCTATGCTAGACTCGGATATGAATGCTTGGGCAGAAGATGAAAAAGGCACTCCACTTTCTCTTGCAGAAATGCGTGAGCGATATATTGACGGCAGAGAAATCGTTTACCGTCCTCTCTTGAATTCAGATAATGATTTTGTTTATTACAGGGCATATTGGGCAAAAAACTTATACTGGTTTGATACTTGGGAGACAACAGGCTATGGTCGCGAAGATAATAATCCTGCTTATCGAAACAAGAATCGCCATATCGTGCTTGTTCCTTCTGGATTCAAAGGTTTTGAACTTCCCGACCATTCAGTACTGACAACAGATACTTCACGTTTCTGGGCAGCTCCCCAAAATTAG
- the ccsA gene encoding cytochrome c biogenesis protein CcsA: MVKKIIFILYILVLVCMAAATIVEKSQGTDYAHAHYYGAWWFILIWAVLAALGAFYIIKRKVKCASTLALHLSFIIILLGALLTHVSAKRGMIHLRIGQPTDTYMAQDEEQGMKEEKLPFSLCLKKFEAKMHDGTNAVADYSSKFTVIDGDDKSEGEVSMNNIYSHRSYRLYQSSYDEDGKGSVLAINADPYGIPVTYTGYALLFISLVWMLFDPKGGYRRLLKSPLLKKGALITALILSMGNIQTLHAESATSNLQNAVLPKETAEKFGELHILYNDRICPVQTFALDFCKKIYGARSYQGLTAEQVLSGWVFYGNTWANEPFIKIKSGEMKTAMNLPDYASLNTFFNREMGGYTIGQYVQEYYNGQQDKFHQQAADIDGKIQIIMELREGISLKVLPYTFTKNVKATKDHSFIKAGTTTWFSPVDKLPQAVEQQHALYIRDVFSLLNGDVKAGNTSRVNEFFVKMKKYQEVSSGNSLPTATQYKAERINNAFPFATILFMANLTLGFIALFYTIYRMTKKKEIKVLNIALPILLGVSFLALTFGLALRWIISGNIPMSNGYESMLTVAWFVMLISILMQLRIRIVMVFGFLISGFFLLVSHINQMDPAIGQMMPVLNSPLLSIHVSIIMMSYALLSLTFICGIMGICMRSHGDELRDLSRLFLYPALTTMGFGIFIGAIWANVSWGNYWSWDSKETWALITFMIYAVVVHTQSLPVFRKPLVYHIYITLAFMSIAMTYFGVNYFLTGMHSYA, from the coding sequence ATGGTTAAAAAGATTATATTCATTCTTTACATCCTTGTGCTCGTATGCATGGCTGCCGCCACCATCGTGGAAAAAAGCCAGGGCACGGATTATGCTCATGCCCACTACTATGGAGCATGGTGGTTCATTCTAATCTGGGCAGTACTTGCTGCCCTCGGTGCGTTCTATATCATCAAAAGAAAAGTGAAGTGCGCTTCTACGCTGGCACTCCATCTCTCCTTCATCATCATCCTCTTGGGTGCCCTACTCACGCATGTATCAGCAAAAAGAGGCATGATTCATCTGCGCATCGGTCAGCCTACAGATACTTATATGGCTCAGGATGAAGAGCAGGGCATGAAGGAAGAGAAACTCCCTTTCTCGCTCTGCCTGAAGAAGTTTGAAGCGAAGATGCACGATGGAACCAACGCCGTGGCTGACTATTCTTCAAAATTCACCGTAATAGACGGAGATGATAAGAGCGAAGGCGAAGTTTCGATGAACAACATCTATTCCCACCGGTCTTACCGTCTTTATCAGTCATCTTACGATGAAGACGGCAAGGGAAGCGTGCTCGCTATCAATGCCGATCCATACGGCATACCAGTCACCTATACTGGCTATGCGCTGCTCTTCATCTCCCTCGTATGGATGCTCTTCGACCCTAAGGGCGGTTATCGCAGACTACTGAAGAGTCCTTTGCTCAAGAAGGGAGCGTTGATAACAGCACTCATCCTCAGCATGGGCAATATACAGACACTGCATGCAGAATCTGCAACAAGCAATCTCCAAAATGCAGTATTGCCAAAGGAAACTGCAGAGAAGTTTGGCGAGCTTCATATTCTCTACAACGACCGCATCTGTCCGGTACAGACCTTTGCCCTCGATTTCTGCAAGAAGATATATGGAGCCAGGAGCTATCAGGGATTGACTGCAGAACAGGTACTCTCTGGTTGGGTATTCTATGGAAATACTTGGGCAAACGAGCCTTTCATCAAGATCAAGAGCGGAGAAATGAAAACAGCGATGAATCTGCCTGACTATGCTTCGCTCAATACTTTCTTCAATCGTGAGATGGGTGGCTATACCATCGGACAGTATGTTCAGGAATACTACAATGGTCAGCAGGACAAGTTCCATCAGCAAGCCGCCGATATCGATGGCAAGATACAAATCATCATGGAGTTGCGAGAAGGTATCTCATTGAAAGTTCTTCCTTACACCTTCACCAAGAATGTGAAGGCTACCAAGGATCATTCATTCATCAAGGCGGGTACCACCACCTGGTTTTCACCGGTGGATAAGTTGCCGCAAGCCGTAGAGCAGCAGCATGCACTCTATATCAGGGATGTATTCTCCCTGCTGAATGGCGATGTAAAGGCAGGCAATACGAGTCGTGTAAACGAGTTCTTCGTCAAGATGAAGAAATATCAGGAGGTTAGTAGCGGTAATTCGCTGCCAACAGCTACACAGTATAAGGCAGAACGCATCAATAATGCCTTTCCTTTTGCAACCATTCTCTTCATGGCAAACCTCACACTGGGCTTCATTGCCCTCTTCTACACCATCTATCGCATGACGAAGAAGAAAGAAATCAAGGTATTGAACATCGCTTTGCCTATCCTGCTTGGCGTATCCTTCCTTGCCTTAACCTTCGGATTGGCATTGAGATGGATTATCAGCGGCAACATACCTATGTCTAACGGATATGAAAGTATGCTAACTGTAGCCTGGTTCGTGATGCTTATCAGTATTCTGATGCAGTTGCGCATCCGCATCGTGATGGTATTCGGCTTCCTGATTTCAGGATTCTTCCTTCTGGTAAGCCATATCAACCAGATGGATCCTGCTATCGGACAGATGATGCCGGTATTGAACAGTCCGTTACTCAGCATCCATGTCAGCATCATCATGATGAGCTATGCCCTATTGTCCTTGACTTTCATCTGCGGCATCATGGGCATCTGCATGCGCTCTCATGGCGACGAACTGCGGGATTTAAGCCGTCTCTTCCTCTACCCTGCCCTCACCACGATGGGGTTCGGCATCTTCATCGGAGCCATCTGGGCTAACGTGAGCTGGGGTAATTACTGGAGTTGGGACAGCAAGGAAACATGGGCGCTCATCACCTTTATGATTTATGCCGTAGTAGTGCATACGCAGAGTCTGCCGGTCTTCCGCAAGCCGCTGGTATATCACATTTACATCACCCTGGCATTCATGAGCATTGCCATGACCTACTTCGGTGTGAACTATTTCCTCACGGGCATGCACTCGTATGCATAA
- the hcp gene encoding hydroxylamine reductase: MAENKMFCFQCQETAKGTGCTIKGVCGKEATTSKWQDLLLSVVRGIGTIQHNIGKEPAPEVTHFLTDALFTTITNANFNDQDILQKVDKGIVLKKQLLEKAASMNIHLPAYQEVTWGGEKTDYEAEGARESVLRHENPDIRSLKELTMLGLKGMAAYYEHAAHLGEENSEIISFICRALATISNPDADMNTLLGMVLETGKYGVDVMALLDKANTQAYGNPELTRVNIGTGSNPGILISGHDLKDIEDLLIQTEGTGIDIYTHGEMLPAHYYPQLKKYKHLVGNYGNAWWKQKEEFESFNGPVVFTTNCIVPPSPSAGYRNRVFTTNSTGFPGWKHIQAGADGHKDFSEVIALAKTCQPPREIETGEIIGGFAHAQVFALADKIVEAVKSGAIRKFVVMSGCDGRMKSRNYYEEFAKALPQDVVILTSGCAKFKYNKLNLGDINGIPRVLDAGQCNDSYSWAVVALKLKEIFGASDINELPIFFNIAWYEQKAVIVLLALLHLGVKNIHLGPTLPAFCSPAVLKVLVDTFGIAGNGTVEEDIKKYIG, encoded by the coding sequence ATGGCAGAAAACAAGATGTTCTGTTTCCAGTGTCAGGAAACAGCTAAGGGTACAGGCTGTACCATCAAGGGTGTTTGCGGTAAGGAGGCTACAACTTCCAAGTGGCAGGATCTGCTGCTCAGCGTGGTTCGTGGCATAGGAACCATACAGCATAACATAGGCAAAGAGCCGGCACCAGAGGTAACCCATTTCCTTACGGATGCACTCTTCACCACCATCACCAACGCCAATTTCAACGACCAGGATATCCTGCAAAAGGTAGATAAGGGTATCGTCCTGAAGAAACAGCTGCTGGAAAAGGCGGCAAGCATGAATATCCACCTCCCTGCTTATCAGGAGGTAACCTGGGGTGGCGAGAAGACAGACTACGAGGCAGAGGGCGCCCGTGAATCCGTGCTCCGCCACGAGAATCCAGATATCCGCTCGCTCAAGGAACTCACCATGCTCGGTCTGAAGGGTATGGCAGCATACTACGAGCATGCAGCCCATCTGGGAGAAGAGAACAGCGAGATTATCAGCTTCATCTGCCGTGCTCTCGCCACCATCAGCAACCCTGATGCTGATATGAACACGCTGCTGGGCATGGTGCTCGAAACAGGAAAGTACGGCGTGGATGTGATGGCACTCCTCGACAAGGCCAACACCCAGGCATACGGTAATCCGGAACTCACCCGGGTGAACATCGGCACAGGCAGCAATCCGGGCATCCTCATCTCCGGTCACGACCTGAAGGATATCGAAGATCTCCTCATCCAGACCGAAGGCACGGGCATCGACATCTATACCCATGGCGAGATGCTTCCTGCCCACTACTATCCGCAGCTCAAGAAGTACAAGCATCTGGTGGGCAACTACGGCAATGCGTGGTGGAAACAGAAGGAGGAATTCGAGAGCTTCAACGGTCCTGTAGTCTTCACCACCAACTGCATCGTACCGCCATCGCCATCGGCAGGCTACAGGAACCGCGTCTTCACCACCAACTCTACAGGTTTCCCTGGCTGGAAGCATATCCAGGCGGGTGCCGACGGCCACAAAGACTTCTCCGAGGTGATTGCGCTTGCCAAGACCTGCCAGCCACCTAGGGAGATAGAGACAGGCGAGATCATCGGCGGTTTTGCGCATGCCCAGGTCTTTGCCCTGGCAGACAAGATAGTAGAGGCAGTGAAGAGCGGAGCCATCCGCAAGTTTGTGGTGATGAGTGGCTGCGATGGCAGAATGAAGAGCCGCAACTACTACGAGGAGTTTGCCAAGGCGCTGCCTCAGGATGTAGTGATACTCACCAGCGGCTGTGCCAAGTTCAAGTACAACAAGCTCAATCTGGGCGACATCAACGGCATTCCTCGTGTGCTGGATGCCGGTCAGTGCAACGACTCCTATTCCTGGGCGGTTGTGGCATTGAAGCTGAAGGAGATTTTTGGAGCCAGCGACATCAATGAACTTCCTATCTTCTTCAATATTGCCTGGTACGAGCAGAAGGCTGTCATCGTACTTCTTGCCCTGCTGCATCTGGGCGTAAAGAACATCCATCTGGGCCCTACGCTCCCAGCCTTCTGTTCACCAGCCGTACTGAAGGTACTGGTAGATACCTTTGGCATTGCCGGAAACGGAACGGTAGAAGAGGACATCAAAAAATATATAGGATAA
- a CDS encoding Crp/Fnr family transcriptional regulator: MKESIFVTLQKCTVFEGFTPEEIREALSTVSYRMVELAARETYVLAGMPCRYADIIVEGEMIARMSGLSGKQAQIERLGESMLIAPAYIFAHNNEMPVSVETSKKTTLLRMRPSELKLLIDTDERIRWNFIQHLSRIDIFLSQKMRMLSLFSVKEKVAQYLIKMATEQQSRTIRLDVSRQEMADIFGIQKFSLLRCLSEFEEKGAIRIDGKTITILNSDDMK; the protein is encoded by the coding sequence ATGAAAGAATCAATATTCGTTACCTTGCAGAAATGCACGGTATTTGAGGGATTTACTCCTGAGGAAATCAGAGAGGCGCTATCGACGGTAAGCTACCGGATGGTGGAGCTTGCTGCCAGGGAAACCTATGTGCTGGCAGGAATGCCCTGCAGATATGCCGACATCATCGTCGAGGGGGAGATGATAGCCCGCATGTCGGGATTGTCGGGCAAGCAGGCGCAGATAGAGCGGCTGGGAGAATCGATGCTGATAGCCCCTGCCTATATCTTCGCACATAATAACGAGATGCCCGTAAGCGTGGAGACAAGCAAGAAGACTACCCTCCTGCGCATGAGGCCTTCGGAACTGAAACTGCTGATAGATACCGACGAACGCATACGCTGGAACTTCATCCAGCACCTGTCAAGGATAGATATCTTCCTTTCGCAGAAAATGCGCATGCTCTCCCTTTTCTCCGTCAAGGAGAAGGTGGCGCAATACCTCATCAAGATGGCTACCGAACAGCAGAGCAGAACCATCCGACTGGATGTCAGCCGCCAGGAAATGGCGGATATCTTCGGTATCCAGAAGTTCTCGCTCCTCCGCTGCCTGTCCGAATTCGAGGAGAAGGGCGCCATCAGGATTGATGGCAAGACCATCACCATACTCAACTCGGATGACATGAAATAA
- a CDS encoding Rpn family recombination-promoting nuclease/putative transposase — protein MANYIRFDWAMKRLLRNKANYAVLEGFMCSLLNEKFKINRFLDSESNQQTENDKFNRVDILAENEKGEFIIFEIQNTREHTYFHRMLYGVSKVITDNISLGDDYDKVRKVYSINIVYFTLGQAKDYVYHGKTMFQGLHQPNDILKLSNRQSELFFGDEIPQGRKTNREAGDIFPEYYLLCVNNFDKLAVNNLDEWIEFLKTGEISEAAQAPGLADARKCLDIDKLTVAEKNDYVRHMENLRYQRSVIKTGYDDGWQKGLADGREEGRAEGRAEGRAEGREEGREEGRAEGAKDEKKATARRLLAMGLSAEQVAAATQLSLDEIKKL, from the coding sequence ATGGCAAATTATATCAGATTTGACTGGGCGATGAAGCGCCTGCTTCGTAACAAGGCAAACTATGCCGTGCTGGAAGGCTTTATGTGTTCGCTGTTGAACGAGAAATTCAAGATCAACAGATTCCTGGATAGTGAGAGCAATCAGCAGACCGAGAATGATAAATTCAACAGAGTGGATATCCTGGCCGAAAATGAGAAGGGAGAATTCATCATCTTCGAGATACAGAACACCCGGGAACATACCTATTTCCACCGTATGCTCTATGGAGTTTCCAAGGTCATCACAGACAATATCAGTCTGGGCGATGATTACGACAAAGTGCGCAAGGTATATTCCATCAATATCGTGTATTTCACATTGGGACAGGCTAAGGATTATGTATATCATGGCAAGACGATGTTCCAGGGACTGCATCAGCCGAATGATATCCTGAAACTCTCCAACCGACAGAGTGAACTCTTCTTCGGTGATGAAATCCCTCAGGGACGCAAGACTAATCGCGAAGCCGGAGATATATTCCCGGAGTATTATCTGCTCTGCGTGAACAACTTTGATAAGCTGGCGGTGAACAATCTGGATGAATGGATCGAGTTTCTCAAGACCGGCGAGATCAGCGAGGCAGCCCAGGCCCCAGGTTTGGCAGATGCCCGCAAATGCCTGGATATAGATAAGTTGACCGTAGCGGAAAAGAATGATTATGTCCGCCACATGGAGAATCTGCGCTATCAGCGCAGCGTTATCAAAACGGGTTATGATGATGGCTGGCAGAAAGGTCTTGCCGATGGTCGAGAAGAAGGTCGTGCTGAAGGACGAGCTGAAGGACGAGCTGAAGGACGAGAAGAAGGACGAGAAGAAGGTCGTGCCGAAGGAGCCAAAGATGAGAAGAAGGCCACCGCCCGTCGTCTTCTTGCAATGGGCTTGTCTGCCGAGCAAGTGGCAGCAGCAACCCAGTTGTCATTAGATGAAATCAAGAAATTATAG